The Sedimentibacter sp. zth1 DNA segment AAAGGTAATCATGTGTGTGTGTAGAAAGTACAATTATTCCAAAATTAGGGATATTGTTAAACAAGAGGATGAAAGTGCATTTTTTATTGTATCAAGTGCAAGCGAAGTGTTTGGCGATGGTTATAAAAGCCATTTTATTGAAGAAATTTAGTACATATTAATTATTTAATTTTACGGAATAAATATTGAGGAATTCTTTTTTATGTATTTAATTCAGATGTAGCCATTTATTTCTATGATTATTTTTCAATTTAATTTTAATAATATTTATATAGGCTATTTTTAATAGCAATAAATTGGAATAAAATGATGGAGGTCATATGGCACACATAAGTAAAGATAAAAGAAATAATATTAAAAAAATACAAAACAGTATTGATAATACAATTGAAAACTATAATGAAGCTAAAAAGCAAATTGAAGTAGCAGATAGTCCAATATCTATTAGTAACCTTAAAGCAAAAAATGAGAGAAGATTAGAATCACTTTCAGGTATGAAGGATGAAATCAGGGAAGAAACAAAACATAATAAGAATAATTAATTATAATTTTTATACTTATGGCATTAGATTAAAATTGTAAGTGTATATACATTTGTTTTATGCTTGAACATATAAAAAGGAACGATTATAACAAGATAACCGTTCCTTTTTAATGATTGCGTTTAAATATAATTTTAATTATTATTTAGATATATTTATTTGTATATGCTAAACATTGCTAACTTTAAATCTGTCAAAGAATTTAACAAGTCCTGGAATTAATAATATTATTATTGTTATTATTCCTTCAACACCTATGTAACCAATGTTATAATATAAAGACCATGTTACAGCATTAAAGCCTTCTGGAGCATATTCTCCGAAAAATATGGCTCCAGATAAAAATGCCATAACGTATCTTCCGAATATACCTAAAATATAAGATTTAATTAATCCGTGATTTTGATTTCTTAATAATGCACCAATACCCAAAGCGCCGAATGCAAGAGGGTATTCTAAGAATAACTGTACAGGATGTACAACATATGGGTTAATTAATAAATCTAATAATCCAAAAGTTATACCTGCAAGAATTCCTTGTCTTGCTCCAAATAAGTAACCAATTAAAACAATTACAAGCATACTAAATGGTGTAATTGAGCCACCCTGAGGCATTCTGAATAGTGTTATTTGATTTAACACATAAGCTATTGTTATTAATATTGCAGTTTTAGTCATAATTTTAACATCAAATTTCTTTTGTTTACTAGATATCGCAATGATAGCTAATAATGCAAACATAACAACAACAATAACGATTTGTCCAATTGTGGACTCAACAAAATTTTGTAATAATTCTGACATAAAAAAACTCCTTATCCAATGCATAAAGAGAACTAACACGCTTCCTTACGCTGGTATTAACCAGTTCAAGTTATAAGGGTAAATCTCAGCCGTTGGCTCCCCTAGCAAAATATTGTATTTACTTAACAAAAGACATTGTAGCATAATATGAAAATAATTTCAAGCATTTTGTTTAATATATTTAAGATTTTGGGTAAACATAATCTGGAGGTGAGAATAGACAGAAATGAATACACATGAATTGTATAAAAATATTAATAAACATATATTAGAAGATGAAAAGCCATCCATTTACTTGAATGAAATCTTTGAAGGTGAAGTTTTTAAGCAGTATCCATTTAATTTATTGCATGAAATGAGAAATACTGAACAGTCTAAAATTCACCATCCTGAAGGTAATGTATGGAATCATGTTATGATGGTTGTTGATGCTGCAGCAAAGATTAAGTATAAAAGTAAAAATGAAAGAGTATTTATGTGGGCAGCTTTGTTACATGATATTGGAAAACCACCAACTACCAAAATTAAAAAAGGTAGAATTATATCATATGATCATGATAAAGTTGGCGAAGAACTTTCAGAAAAATTTTTATCAGAATTCACAGATGATAAAAATTTCATTTATGATGTTTCAAAGCTTGTCAAATATCATATGCATATTTTGTATGTAGTCAATAAGCTTCCTTTTGCAGATGTTGAAAATATGAAAAAGGAAACTGATGTAGAAGAAATAGCATTGTTAGGTTTTTGTGATAGAATGGGTAGAACAAATAGCAATTTTGAAAAAGAAAAGAAAAATATAGAAATGTTTATAAAAGCCATCTCTTAGTTTGAATACTAGAGATGGCTTTATTGTGTGTATTTTTTATACTACTAAATATATTTATAGACTTTCTATTCTATGAATACATCTTTTGAAGTAATCTACTGGTTCACCTTCAGTTATTTTCCAATCAGTTTTAAGTAATTCTATTGCCATGTTGTAATATTTTATTGCTTCATCATATTTTTCTTCAATTTCATATATATTTGCAATTCCTTCATATGAATCAGTATATTTAGGGCTTGGTTGCATATTACATGCTTTTATATAATTTTCAATAGCGTTATCATATTTGCATAAAGTTGCATAGAAGTTGGCTTTTGAAAACCATGACAACCAGTCATCTGGATAATTATTAGTCATTTCATTTATGTATTTGATAGCTAAATCGATATTTCCATTTTTCTTTTCAATTAATGACTTGTAACATAGGTATCTATAGCTACCATCAACCTTCTTCATTTTTTCAAGTATTTCTCTTGCTTCTTTGCATCTTCCATCGGCTATAAGCAGATCTAAAAGCCATAGATATCCTCTGTTATAGTCAGGATGTTCACTAATAAAATTAAAATAATATTTTATCATTTCATGATGATTTGCAATATTCCAATCAACTATAACTCCATTGGTAGCCTTACTTAAAAGGTTATGATTTTCTTTACTTGTTGGGTTTAGTTTTAATGCATCAAAAGCATAATTTTTTGAGATTTCAAAATAACCATTTGCTTGTTGATTGTATAATGCTGATGACAGAGTTAATACTCTTGCTTTGTTATCGTCATCATTTAATTTTGACAATAGATATTCTTTATAGGAATCAAAAACATCCCTTGATAACATACGTTCATTATCTATTGCATTTTCTATTCTATTTAAGTGATTTTCATCAGTTAATGAAAATAATTCATCAATTGTTACTCCAAATATAACTGAAAGCTGTGGTAAAAGTGATATATCTGGTGTAGTCAAATTATTTTCCCATTTTGATATTGCCTGTGATGATATATTTAATTTTTCTGCAAGCTTTTCTTGTGTTATACCTTGCTTTAATCTAAGTACTTTAATTTTAATACCTATTTCCATAATAAAAATCTCCTTTAAATTGTTCAATCGATTGTAGCTTAATTCTAATATACAAATAGATATATAACAATGACTTAATAGTTTAATCTTATATACTGTTGGTTAAATTTATTGTGGATTGTTTAATAAAATTTTACAAAATCTCAACAAATTTAATTCCAGTGATATTAATTGCTAACTCAATTATGTCACAGCTTTCTTTTTTGTTTTGATTTTTGATAGTTAAAATTGCACCAGAAGTTTTTTTGCATTTTAAATCGTCATTAGAAATTTCAATTTTGATAATTGTAAAATTAATTTTTTTTAATTCTGATATTAACATGCTCAAATTTCGAATATCTTCAAATTCTATATAAACTGTTCCTATTTTCGAACGAGAAGTAATAAAATAGTCTATTCTGTAAAAAAGTGTAGAAACTATAAAAATCATAATACACGAAATAATTGCTGCTTCATAAAATCCGATTCCTATAGCGAGTCCCATACATGCTGATGCCCATAAACCAGCTGCTGTGGTAAGTCCTTTTACTTGATTTTTTGATGTTACGATTATTGTTCCTGCTCCTAAAAAACCGACACCACTAATAACCTGAGCTCCAAGTCTGGCAGTATCAGTGCCTCCAATTGTTTCGCTTATATATTGATTTGTCATCATAGCAAGAACTGAACCGATACAGACAAGTATATGCGTTCTAAATCCAGCAGGTCTGCCTTTCTTACCCCTTTGCAACCCAATTACTCCACCACAAATAGTTGCTAATATCATTTTAAAAATGATGCTTGCAATATTAATTTTGCATAAAAAAGGATAATAATCACTAATCATATAAAATCCCTCCAATATAGTAGTATAATAAAATTTTAGTAAAATGTTACTAAAATATAAATTTATAGACCGTTTACGTCAAATAACTATAATATCATCATTATTGTAACATTTGCATAAATAAAAGTAAAGCTGGTCAGTATAAACCGTTTACGTCAATCAACTATGTCAATCAAGACAAGATATGAACGAATTAATTTTCCATGGTATATATGGTATAAAAGAAAAATTTTTATTAAAAAGTAAAAGAAAACCTTTTCAAAAGTTACTAAAAATGCTAATATTAAACTATTAAGTGTAAGGAATTTTAAAAAAATTATTATATTATTATATTTAAAGGGGTATTTAAATGAATGAGATAATTAAACAATTATTTGATAGAAAATCAGTTAGGCTGTATGATGATAAAAATATAGATGATGAAACTAAAAAATTAATCTTACAATCAGCAATTCAGGCACCAACAGCAGGCAATATGTCATTGTATAGTATTATTAATATTACGGATCAAAATATTAAGGATAAATTGTCAGTAACATGTGATAATCAACCTTTTATTAAAAATGCAAAAATGGTTTTGATATTTTGTGCTGACTATTCAAGATGGTATAAAAGTTTTTGCGAAGTTGAATGTCAGGTTAGAAAACCTGATGCTGGAGATTTATTACTTGCATTTTCTGATGCTCTAATAGCTGCACAAAATACTGTTGTTGCGGCACAGTCAATGGGAGTAGGTTCATGCTATGTTGGTGATATTTTGGAAAATTATGAGGTTCACAAAGAAATGCTTAATTTACCAAAATACGTAGTTCCAGCATGCTTGGTTTTGTTTGGATATCCAACTGAGCAACAAAAAAGCAGAGTAAAACCTAGAAGATATAAATTAGAGGATATAGTTTGCAATAATACATATTTCAAAAACAATTCAAATAATCAGTTTAAAATGATTAAGTGCGTGACTGATAAAACTGATGAAGAAGTAACGAACTTTATTAAAGCAATATGCAAAAGAAAATGGAATTGTAATTTTAGCAAAGAAATGAGTCGCTCGGTTACTGAAATGATAAATGATTGGATTGAGTAATCTGTTTACAAGTATTTTATTTGAAGAAAAAATGATTAAATTGTTGTGAAAAAATAAATAAGGAATTTTAGATATGTTTTCTAAAATTCCGTTTTTTTATATCATTTTCATTACTAAATCACCAACATTACAACCAATATCTTTTGCTACTGAATTGCACTTTGCTTTAAACAGATAGAATATATTTTTATCTTTTACTTCACTTAGTGTTTCATAGTTAGCTTGACCTTTAGCAATAATTAAATCAGCATCTTCGAATTCCTTAATAAATTCTTGAGAGCATAAGCTCATTATTGTTCCTTGCGCATCTGAACCGTTATCTATAACTCTAACTAAATCATTTATTTTAACGTCTAGGGCGTCTTTTATAGTTGCATCATTGACAATAGGTTCTTTTTTAACAACGTATGTTATTTTATTTTTTGGAAGTTTGCTAATAAATAGCTTGTCAAAAACAATCTCACCGGCGTTATCTGCTAAATATAATATTTTATTACTGCTTTGTAAATGTTTGATAAAATTTTCTACATCGTTACCAAATAATCTGTCGGTTATACATGTTTCTAAAGTTTTTGTTACTAATTCCTTTGTTATGTAATCATGTGCACTAAAGTCAATTATATTGCCTGCTATTGCAATTCTGCATGCAGTTTCAATAGGAGAAGTGCTTTTATTTATCATTTCTTCAAGCTTGTATGTTTCACATAATTTAAAAGCAAATTTATTGCAATCATCCTTTATTTGTTTGTATGGGTCATCTAAATTTAACTCATCAATTACATATTTATTAAATATTCGGTTCAATTCAGGTGATGTTTCTTGAAAAGTTACGTCTCCTAACTTTTTATATAAATTTCTTATTATATTTTGTTGGATTTCAATATTTTTTGTACTCATAGTTGCTACTTTTGTAATTTGTCTTGATAAGCAAATTAAACAGTCATAAGTTATTTTCATTATTATCTCCTAAGTAAAAATAGTTTTCGTATTAATTATATGTTAAATTGTTCCTTTATTCAAATTAAATTTTAGCTGATAAATATATTGACAAATTATTATAAATTTGTTAGTATAATAAAAAATATAAGGTGGAA contains these protein-coding regions:
- a CDS encoding small acid-soluble spore protein Tlp; protein product: MAHISKDKRNNIKKIQNSIDNTIENYNEAKKQIEVADSPISISNLKAKNERRLESLSGMKDEIREETKHNKNN
- the thiT gene encoding energy-coupled thiamine transporter ThiT, which gives rise to MSELLQNFVESTIGQIVIVVVMFALLAIIAISSKQKKFDVKIMTKTAILITIAYVLNQITLFRMPQGGSITPFSMLVIVLIGYLFGARQGILAGITFGLLDLLINPYVVHPVQLFLEYPLAFGALGIGALLRNQNHGLIKSYILGIFGRYVMAFLSGAIFFGEYAPEGFNAVTWSLYYNIGYIGVEGIITIIILLIPGLVKFFDRFKVSNV
- a CDS encoding HD domain-containing protein, translated to MNTHELYKNINKHILEDEKPSIYLNEIFEGEVFKQYPFNLLHEMRNTEQSKIHHPEGNVWNHVMMVVDAAAKIKYKSKNERVFMWAALLHDIGKPPTTKIKKGRIISYDHDKVGEELSEKFLSEFTDDKNFIYDVSKLVKYHMHILYVVNKLPFADVENMKKETDVEEIALLGFCDRMGRTNSNFEKEKKNIEMFIKAIS
- a CDS encoding helix-turn-helix domain-containing protein; the protein is MEIGIKIKVLRLKQGITQEKLAEKLNISSQAISKWENNLTTPDISLLPQLSVIFGVTIDELFSLTDENHLNRIENAIDNERMLSRDVFDSYKEYLLSKLNDDDNKARVLTLSSALYNQQANGYFEISKNYAFDALKLNPTSKENHNLLSKATNGVIVDWNIANHHEMIKYYFNFISEHPDYNRGYLWLLDLLIADGRCKEAREILEKMKKVDGSYRYLCYKSLIEKKNGNIDLAIKYINEMTNNYPDDWLSWFSKANFYATLCKYDNAIENYIKACNMQPSPKYTDSYEGIANIYEIEEKYDEAIKYYNMAIELLKTDWKITEGEPVDYFKRCIHRIESL
- a CDS encoding MgtC/SapB family protein; the protein is MISDYYPFLCKINIASIIFKMILATICGGVIGLQRGKKGRPAGFRTHILVCIGSVLAMMTNQYISETIGGTDTARLGAQVISGVGFLGAGTIIVTSKNQVKGLTTAAGLWASACMGLAIGIGFYEAAIISCIMIFIVSTLFYRIDYFITSRSKIGTVYIEFEDIRNLSMLISELKKINFTIIKIEISNDDLKCKKTSGAILTIKNQNKKESCDIIELAINITGIKFVEIL
- a CDS encoding nitroreductase family protein is translated as MNEIIKQLFDRKSVRLYDDKNIDDETKKLILQSAIQAPTAGNMSLYSIINITDQNIKDKLSVTCDNQPFIKNAKMVLIFCADYSRWYKSFCEVECQVRKPDAGDLLLAFSDALIAAQNTVVAAQSMGVGSCYVGDILENYEVHKEMLNLPKYVVPACLVLFGYPTEQQKSRVKPRRYKLEDIVCNNTYFKNNSNNQFKMIKCVTDKTDEEVTNFIKAICKRKWNCNFSKEMSRSVTEMINDWIE
- a CDS encoding DUF89 domain-containing protein yields the protein MKITYDCLICLSRQITKVATMSTKNIEIQQNIIRNLYKKLGDVTFQETSPELNRIFNKYVIDELNLDDPYKQIKDDCNKFAFKLCETYKLEEMINKSTSPIETACRIAIAGNIIDFSAHDYITKELVTKTLETCITDRLFGNDVENFIKHLQSSNKILYLADNAGEIVFDKLFISKLPKNKITYVVKKEPIVNDATIKDALDVKINDLVRVIDNGSDAQGTIMSLCSQEFIKEFEDADLIIAKGQANYETLSEVKDKNIFYLFKAKCNSVAKDIGCNVGDLVMKMI